Proteins encoded together in one Monomorium pharaonis isolate MP-MQ-018 chromosome 8, ASM1337386v2, whole genome shotgun sequence window:
- the LOC105831749 gene encoding RNA-binding protein Rsf1 isoform X2, with product MTPEGYTRVYVGGLNESIKKEDLQMEFEKYGKLNKVWVAFNPPGFAFIEFFNMNEAELACCNMNGMEIMGAKLRVEISRGRGRGGGRGGGSGGFRGSRQGVGGRDFGSRGGSTGAGYRGSTYADYGGSYYTGRGGGSRGRGRYGEDYMYNRSGGYVTRDGYTQDLYGGSSGDIGADYYTGKDTSTARYRSRSPAGRGSHRHLRECT from the exons ATGACCCCAGAAGGATATACGCGCGTTTACGTGGGCGGGTTGAACGAGAGCATCAAAAAGGAAGATCTGCAGATGGAGTTCGAGAAGTACGGCAAGCTGAACAAGGTGTGGGTGGCGTTCAATCCGCCAGGCTTTGCCTTCATCGAGTTCTTCAACATGAACGAGGCCGAGCTAGCGTGCTGCAACATGAACGGCATGGAGATAATGGGTGCGAAATTGCGAGTCGAGATCTCCCGGGGTAGGGGCCGTGGGGGTGGTAGAGGTGGTGGCTCAGGTGGCTTCAGGGGCAGTCGGCAGGGGGTTGGCGGTAGGGACTTCGGCTCTCGGGGCGGCTCTACTGGGGCCGGTTACAGGGGCAGTACTTACGCTGATTACGGAGGCAGCTATTATACAGGCAGGGGTGGTGGAAGTAGGGGCAGAGGTCGTTACGGAGAAGACTATATGTACAATCGCAGCGGCGGGTATGTTACGCGCGACGGATATACGCAGGATCTCTACGGTGGTAGTAGCGGGGACATCGGCGCCGACTACTATACCGGGAAGGACACGAGCACAGCGAGGTATCGAAGCCGCTCTCCCGCCGGCCGTGGCAG TCATCGTCATCTACGTGAATGCACATAA